The Lacipirellula parvula genome window below encodes:
- a CDS encoding DEAD/DEAH box helicase: MVKFDSLNLGPALLRAIADKGYEIATPIQADAIPPILEGRDLIGCAQTGTGKTAAFALPTIHRILVALQKERDEAAKANGQPTDQPEAAEAPAEPQDSRRQGNRADRRAGRHQTSRRPQARRKTRALVLAPTRELVSQIAASFAVYGKHTALRHAVIYGGVGQGPQVKALQHGSDVIIATPGRLLDLMNQGHVDLSKIESLILDEADQMLDMGFIPDLKRIISKVPKQRQTLMFSATMPQAIRELAHEWLEFPVSVQTAPVATPAEKVDQTVYFVSKDGKIRLLEQWLQNTANSRTIVFSRTKHGADKIVKYLCKSKINAAAIHGNKSQNFRERTLQQFKSNRPPVLVATDIAARGLDIKEVSHVINYDIPETPETYVHRIGRTARAGATGSAISFCSAEEIRYFRGIEKLTRRRIEVGVGHEDLTFTAPPAPVDEPRPQRGGQRGRRGGPGGPGGGGNRRSRFSKSNGGGYGNNNGGGSNGAPAAGHATGNGAGGARPAGGRRFNGANGASRPKPPRPPKRRTDGRAADSEPLTLDGPAPANNKPPATGSGRRPKRRKKVTSKL, translated from the coding sequence ATGGTTAAGTTCGATTCACTCAACCTTGGTCCGGCTCTGCTTCGCGCGATCGCCGACAAAGGTTACGAGATCGCGACGCCGATTCAGGCTGATGCGATTCCCCCGATCCTCGAAGGTCGCGACCTGATCGGTTGCGCCCAGACCGGCACCGGCAAGACGGCCGCTTTCGCGCTGCCGACAATCCACCGTATTCTCGTCGCGCTCCAAAAAGAACGCGACGAAGCGGCCAAGGCCAACGGTCAACCGACCGACCAACCCGAAGCGGCGGAAGCTCCTGCCGAACCTCAAGATTCGCGCCGCCAAGGCAATCGGGCCGATCGCCGCGCCGGTCGCCACCAAACTTCACGCCGTCCGCAAGCTCGTCGCAAGACCCGCGCCCTGGTGCTCGCTCCGACCCGCGAACTCGTTTCGCAAATCGCGGCCAGCTTCGCTGTCTACGGCAAGCACACCGCGCTGCGTCATGCCGTGATCTACGGCGGCGTCGGCCAGGGCCCGCAAGTGAAGGCCCTGCAACACGGTTCTGACGTGATCATCGCCACGCCGGGCCGCTTGCTCGACCTGATGAACCAAGGGCACGTTGATCTCAGCAAGATCGAGAGCCTGATTCTCGACGAAGCCGATCAAATGCTCGACATGGGCTTCATCCCCGACCTGAAGCGGATCATCTCGAAGGTGCCGAAGCAGCGCCAAACGCTGATGTTCTCGGCCACGATGCCGCAAGCGATTCGCGAACTCGCTCACGAGTGGCTTGAGTTCCCCGTGAGCGTGCAAACCGCTCCGGTCGCGACGCCGGCCGAGAAGGTCGACCAAACGGTTTACTTCGTCTCGAAGGACGGCAAGATTCGCCTCCTCGAGCAGTGGCTGCAGAACACAGCGAACAGCCGCACGATCGTCTTCTCGCGCACCAAGCACGGGGCCGACAAGATCGTGAAGTACCTCTGCAAGAGCAAGATCAACGCCGCGGCGATTCACGGCAACAAAAGCCAGAACTTCCGCGAACGGACGCTGCAGCAGTTCAAGTCGAACCGTCCGCCGGTGTTGGTGGCGACCGACATCGCCGCTCGCGGTCTCGACATCAAAGAGGTGTCGCACGTCATTAATTACGACATCCCGGAAACCCCGGAAACCTACGTGCACCGCATCGGTCGCACGGCTCGCGCCGGCGCCACGGGTTCAGCGATCTCGTTCTGCTCGGCGGAAGAGATTCGCTACTTCCGCGGCATCGAGAAGTTGACCCGTCGGCGGATCGAAGTCGGCGTCGGTCACGAAGACCTTACGTTCACCGCTCCCCCGGCCCCGGTCGACGAACCACGCCCGCAGCGTGGCGGCCAACGTGGCCGTCGCGGCGGACCGGGCGGTCCTGGCGGCGGCGGTAATCGTCGTTCGCGGTTCAGCAAGTCGAACGGCGGCGGCTACGGCAATAACAATGGCGGCGGTAGCAACGGCGCCCCGGCCGCTGGTCACGCCACTGGCAACGGCGCTGGCGGAGCCCGCCCAGCTGGCGGTCGTCGTTTCAACGGCGCGAATGGCGCCAGCCGTCCGAAGCCACCTCGTCCGCCGAAGCGTCGCACCGACGGTCGCGCCGCCGACAGCGAGCCGCTGACGCTCGACGGTCCCGCGCCCGCCAACAACAAGCCGCCGGCCACCGGCAGCGGCCGTCGCCCCAAGCGCCGCAAGAAGGTGACTTCGAAGCTGTAA
- a CDS encoding glycoside hydrolase family 25 protein, with the protein MKSANVATGVYTRESVTARIVGDALGGEGRRLSLQAVLAMHRSRQLILLTLLAVCCCQQRGAAQPYVPGIDVSLFQDAIDWNAVRTAGVEFAVVRASRGETYNDPLFLANMREATKAGVLVGTYHFCNLDTNYGSLSNADAIADATAEANHYLSVIKPYYDAGQMLPPVADVEGFPDFASTAQAKNYTSVWTKQFSDTIYNSLGVKPMVYTSLSKANSFFTTAVSNQNDLWLAWWKSTGTANPPTAADTPTWGAWDFWQWADDWTVNGIEGAVDGDLFNGNRAQLEAKLSGHGQLGGLPGGRMLITDFDGGDQEGYFGQSPTYSGSNTGIASATAERVTNQAHEGTGSQRLTVTPSSATWSMRFLPGLGASPSTPDANLKLETTGSIGFWLKTASTGMSVQLAIDDSDGTERSISKSVASDNQWHLYEWQFDDAAQWNTWLSGSNGAINAATTTIDSILFSGNAASTFYMDTVAHNPNGSLAPIAGDFNQDWLVDGRDLDVWKTAFGATAAGDANNDGVTNGADFLVWQSHQTVVNASAAVAAVPEPAAVTLVGVALLCGWRRRGHAG; encoded by the coding sequence TTGAAAAGCGCTAACGTCGCGACTGGCGTTTACACTAGAGAGAGCGTCACGGCCCGCATTGTCGGCGACGCCCTCGGTGGCGAAGGTCGTCGCCTCTCACTCCAGGCGGTTCTTGCGATGCATCGTTCGCGGCAACTCATTTTGCTAACGCTCTTGGCTGTTTGTTGTTGCCAACAACGCGGCGCCGCGCAGCCATACGTTCCCGGCATCGACGTCTCGCTCTTTCAGGATGCGATTGACTGGAATGCCGTCCGCACGGCCGGCGTCGAGTTCGCCGTCGTCCGCGCGAGCCGCGGCGAGACCTACAACGACCCGCTGTTCCTCGCCAATATGCGTGAGGCGACGAAGGCGGGCGTGTTGGTCGGAACGTATCACTTCTGCAACCTCGACACGAACTACGGTTCGCTGTCGAACGCCGATGCGATCGCCGACGCCACGGCCGAAGCCAATCATTACCTCAGCGTCATCAAACCCTACTACGACGCCGGTCAGATGCTGCCCCCGGTGGCCGACGTCGAAGGCTTCCCAGACTTTGCCTCGACGGCTCAGGCGAAGAACTACACTTCGGTTTGGACAAAACAGTTCTCCGACACGATCTACAACTCGCTCGGCGTGAAGCCGATGGTTTACACGAGTCTCTCGAAGGCGAACAGCTTCTTCACCACCGCGGTGTCGAACCAGAACGACCTCTGGCTCGCGTGGTGGAAGTCGACCGGTACGGCCAACCCGCCCACGGCCGCCGACACGCCGACATGGGGCGCCTGGGACTTTTGGCAGTGGGCCGACGACTGGACGGTCAACGGCATCGAAGGAGCCGTCGACGGCGACTTGTTCAACGGCAACCGCGCTCAATTGGAAGCGAAGCTCAGCGGCCATGGCCAGCTTGGCGGTCTGCCCGGCGGGCGGATGCTGATTACCGACTTCGACGGCGGCGATCAGGAAGGTTACTTCGGGCAATCGCCGACTTACTCAGGTTCGAACACCGGCATCGCCTCGGCGACCGCGGAGCGCGTCACGAACCAAGCGCACGAAGGGACCGGTTCGCAACGACTTACGGTCACCCCGAGCAGCGCCACGTGGTCGATGCGCTTCCTGCCCGGCCTCGGCGCCTCGCCCTCAACGCCCGATGCGAATCTCAAGCTTGAGACGACAGGTTCGATCGGCTTCTGGCTGAAGACGGCTAGCACCGGGATGTCGGTCCAACTTGCAATCGACGATTCCGATGGCACGGAGCGCAGCATTTCAAAGTCTGTCGCGTCCGACAATCAGTGGCATCTCTACGAATGGCAGTTCGACGACGCAGCCCAGTGGAACACGTGGCTGTCGGGCTCAAACGGCGCGATCAACGCTGCGACGACGACGATCGACTCAATCCTGTTCTCGGGCAACGCTGCGTCAACGTTCTATATGGATACGGTGGCCCATAATCCCAATGGGAGTTTGGCGCCGATTGCGGGCGACTTCAACCAGGACTGGCTCGTCGACGGTCGCGACCTCGACGTGTGGAAGACGGCGTTCGGCGCCACCGCAGCGGGCGATGCGAACAACGACGGCGTCACCAATGGCGCCGACTTCCTCGTTTGGCAAAGCCATCAAACGGTCGTGAACGCCTCTGCCGCCGTCGCCGCCGTGCCCGAACCTGCCGCGGTGACGCTCGTCGGCGTCGCTCTCCTCTGCGGGTGGCGTCGCCGAGGCCATGCGGGGTAA
- a CDS encoding NAD(P)/FAD-dependent oxidoreductase — translation MDESFEVVVIGAGAAGLMAATRAAERGRRTLLLEKNTKPGVKILMSGGTRCNLTHSTDARGIVAGFGAGGPFLHSALAALGPDELVWMFEAEGVATKVEETGKVFPASDRALDVLLALRRMLDRSGAELRLATPVLEIAREGDGYRVFTDDGGIHAERLIITVGGQSYPGCGTIGEGYAWAKTFGHKIIPPRPALVPLTSNERWVQELSGVTVPDVLVEVVADDSPPPSKGGARGGIPNRPTPQEKADKKNQKPLTQPLPSGERVRMSRRASFLFTHFGLSGPAPMDVSRAITERPQAGLWKAICDFVPNVKENEILDRLAAEAAHSGKKGVLNIIAELAPRRLAEALMTRARVPHDRRAAELSRNERLALVEGLKRTAIPISGTLGFKKAEVTAGGVSLDEVDSRTMESKLAPNLFFAGEILDLDGRIGGFNFQAAFSTGFLAGEKA, via the coding sequence ATGGATGAATCGTTCGAAGTGGTCGTCATCGGCGCCGGAGCGGCTGGGCTTATGGCGGCGACGCGCGCCGCCGAACGGGGCCGCCGTACGCTGCTGCTCGAGAAGAACACGAAGCCTGGCGTGAAGATCCTCATGTCGGGCGGCACCCGCTGCAACCTCACCCACTCAACCGACGCCCGCGGCATCGTCGCGGGCTTCGGCGCGGGGGGGCCGTTCCTCCACTCGGCGCTCGCGGCGCTCGGGCCGGACGAACTCGTGTGGATGTTCGAAGCCGAGGGGGTCGCGACCAAAGTTGAAGAGACCGGCAAGGTGTTCCCGGCCAGCGACCGTGCGCTCGACGTGCTGCTCGCGCTACGGCGAATGCTCGATCGCAGCGGCGCCGAGTTGCGACTCGCGACGCCAGTGCTGGAGATCGCCCGCGAAGGCGACGGCTATCGCGTGTTTACCGACGACGGCGGCATCCATGCCGAGCGGCTGATCATCACCGTCGGCGGCCAGTCGTACCCCGGCTGCGGCACGATCGGCGAAGGGTACGCGTGGGCGAAGACGTTCGGCCACAAAATCATCCCGCCCCGCCCCGCGCTCGTGCCGCTCACGTCGAACGAACGCTGGGTGCAAGAACTAAGCGGCGTGACCGTGCCCGACGTTCTAGTAGAGGTCGTGGCCGACGATTCTCCCCCTCCCTCGAAGGGAGGGGCCAGGGGAGGGATTCCCAACCGCCCCACCCCGCAAGAAAAAGCAGACAAGAAAAACCAAAAACCCCTCACCCAACCTCTCCCCTCAGGGGAGAGGGTTCGGATGTCTCGCCGCGCTTCGTTCTTGTTCACCCACTTCGGCCTCTCCGGCCCCGCGCCGATGGACGTCAGCCGCGCGATCACGGAACGTCCCCAAGCCGGGTTGTGGAAGGCGATCTGCGACTTCGTTCCCAATGTGAAAGAGAACGAAATCCTCGACCGCCTCGCCGCCGAAGCCGCACACTCCGGCAAGAAGGGCGTCCTCAACATCATCGCGGAACTCGCGCCGCGCCGTTTGGCCGAGGCGCTGATGACCCGCGCTCGCGTCCCGCACGATCGCCGCGCCGCCGAACTCTCGCGTAACGAGCGCTTGGCGCTCGTCGAAGGATTGAAACGGACCGCCATCCCCATCAGCGGCACGCTCGGCTTCAAGAAGGCCGAGGTCACCGCCGGCGGCGTCTCGCTCGACGAAGTCGACTCGCGGACGATGGAAAGCAAGCTCGCGCCGAACCTGTTTTTCGCCGGCGAGATTCTCGATCTCGACGGCCGCATCGGCGGTTTTAATTTTCAGGCGGCGTTCAGCACCGGCTTTCTCGCCGGCGAGAAGGCGTAA
- a CDS encoding family 16 glycoside hydrolase — translation MDRRQFLAASALTPALTLAASRLGFAAESDGWIQLFNGKDLTGWTPKIRGHELGVNYADTFRVENGVIKTAYDKYEGPFRGRYGHLFYKEPYSNYILRIEYRFVGEQANGGPGWATRNSGVMIHGQDPKGMTKDQEFPVSIEVQFLGGDGKNPRPTGNLCTPGTNVVLDGKLHTAHCTNSTSDTFHGDQWVTAEIEVHAGKLIRHKINGKTVLEYTEPQLDPQDADAKKLLEAGAAKIITGGTIALQSESHPVEFRKVELKPLPAETGAKNDPQEPCDPVELTEPGSFMIVAMPDTQIYAMHLKWNHHFHNQTQWIADNAERLNIKYVLHEGDITNNNVPKQWEVAKAAMSRLDGKVPYALTPGNHDYGKNGSSADRTTMLNDYFSAEELAKVPGFGGVMEAGKLENSYHTFEANGKKYLILALEWGPRDEAVAWADKIVSKHPDHQVILLTHAYMYYDDTRYDWKTRGDKQTWNPHAYAQSKLPGGVNDGQELWDKLVKKHPGFIMTLNGHVLEDGAGRTSTPGDAGNMVHQMLANYQNRAEGGEGFMRLIEFLPDGKTIKVRSFSPSTKRCKVAEDQQFTLSL, via the coding sequence ATGGATCGCCGCCAGTTCCTCGCCGCCAGCGCTCTCACGCCGGCACTCACTCTCGCCGCGTCTCGCCTCGGCTTCGCAGCGGAGAGCGACGGTTGGATCCAACTCTTCAACGGCAAGGACCTCACGGGCTGGACGCCGAAGATTCGCGGGCATGAACTCGGCGTCAACTACGCCGACACGTTCCGCGTCGAGAACGGCGTCATCAAAACCGCCTACGATAAGTACGAAGGCCCCTTCCGCGGCCGCTACGGCCACCTGTTCTATAAGGAGCCGTACTCGAACTACATCCTGCGCATCGAGTACCGCTTCGTCGGCGAGCAGGCCAACGGCGGCCCCGGCTGGGCGACCCGCAACAGCGGCGTGATGATCCATGGGCAAGATCCGAAGGGGATGACGAAGGACCAGGAGTTTCCCGTTTCGATCGAGGTGCAGTTCCTCGGCGGCGATGGCAAGAACCCGCGGCCAACGGGCAACCTCTGCACGCCTGGTACGAACGTCGTGCTCGATGGCAAGCTCCACACGGCCCACTGCACGAACAGTACGAGCGACACCTTCCACGGCGACCAATGGGTGACCGCCGAGATTGAAGTCCACGCCGGCAAACTGATCCGCCACAAGATCAACGGCAAGACGGTGCTCGAGTACACCGAGCCGCAACTCGATCCGCAAGACGCGGATGCCAAGAAGTTGCTCGAGGCCGGTGCGGCGAAGATCATCACTGGCGGCACGATCGCGCTGCAGTCGGAAAGCCATCCCGTCGAGTTCCGCAAAGTGGAACTCAAGCCGCTGCCAGCCGAGACAGGCGCCAAGAACGATCCGCAGGAGCCGTGCGACCCTGTGGAACTCACCGAGCCGGGTTCGTTCATGATCGTCGCGATGCCCGATACCCAGATCTACGCGATGCATCTCAAGTGGAATCATCACTTCCACAACCAAACGCAGTGGATCGCCGACAACGCCGAGCGGCTCAACATCAAGTACGTCCTCCACGAAGGGGACATCACGAACAACAACGTGCCGAAGCAGTGGGAAGTTGCGAAGGCGGCGATGAGCCGGCTCGACGGTAAGGTTCCCTACGCCTTGACGCCGGGCAATCACGACTACGGCAAGAACGGTTCGTCGGCCGATCGCACGACGATGCTCAACGACTATTTCTCCGCCGAGGAACTGGCGAAGGTTCCCGGCTTCGGCGGCGTGATGGAAGCGGGCAAGCTGGAGAATAGCTACCACACGTTCGAAGCGAACGGCAAGAAGTATCTCATCCTCGCGCTCGAATGGGGACCGCGGGACGAAGCGGTGGCGTGGGCCGACAAGATCGTCAGCAAGCATCCCGATCATCAAGTGATCCTGCTCACACATGCCTACATGTACTACGACGATACGCGGTACGACTGGAAGACGCGCGGCGACAAGCAAACCTGGAACCCGCACGCTTACGCCCAGTCGAAGCTGCCAGGCGGCGTCAACGACGGCCAAGAGCTATGGGACAAGCTCGTGAAGAAGCACCCTGGCTTTATCATGACGCTCAACGGCCACGTCCTCGAAGATGGCGCCGGCCGCACGTCGACCCCCGGCGACGCGGGTAACATGGTCCATCAAATGCTGGCCAACTATCAGAACCGCGCTGAGGGAGGCGAAGGCTTCATGCGACTGATCGAGTTCCTGCCCGACGGCAAGACGATCAAGGTACGGAGCTTTAGCCCGTCGACGAAGCGGTGCAAAGTGGCCGAGGATCAGCAGTTCACGCTGAGCCTGTAG
- a CDS encoding PVC-type heme-binding CxxCH protein — MRSLASIRFLSLALFLLALGFIATDSRVLAADASQPQLELKPHDRIALVGNGLAERMRLYGNFEALLHTRFPAYELVVRNFGWPADEVGNQQRSNDYTAIDDPLEEFAPNVIIAFFGYNESYAGYDGLPKFKEDLAAWVKRTRDQFTKDGVAPRIVLVSPIAYEATGNPLMPNGAKENENLYEYTKAMKEFAQTEKLPFVDLFAKTPQEPKRSKEGKKGLVLHFTTDGVHLNPVGDAFVAGILDGALFGKGTVDITKASDWKKLEPLRNAIVDLQWHHQQDYRMVNGWYVYGSRSKPLDVETFPAEYAKIRKMCAQRDEVIWAIAQGKTPPVPDDVNPVLAIPPTAFGTKPYSEPADLRILTPDEALKAMKVPEGYEIQTFASEEDFPDLAKPVQMAFDNKGRLWAACMPSYPQWKPGDPKPNDKLIIFEDTDGDGKADKSTVFADGLHVPVGFEFWNGGVLVVNQPKLMFFKDTDGDDKADVHEVVLDGFATDDTHHAISAFEWTPDGRLIMLEGISMSGTVETPYGPVRNKDKSSGYALDPRNWKLEKYIYPCLVNAWCFSHNDWGQPFLGDGTGANQHWATPLTVAPSEQRGNNEQFIAYDGPTMRPALGNGFLFSRHFPESEQGNFFYACVINMNGILQFKVEDNGSGYKGSRVEDLVTSTDRNFRPGDPQIGPDGALYFIDWHNPLIGHMQYSQRDPNRDHTHGRIYRMTAKGRPLVTPVTQAGKSVPELLEQLREYEPAARYRVQRELRDRPKDQVVAAVQEWVGKIDANDPLHDRLITEAMWALAGQHAFDAKLIEQVAAAQDFNARAAAAHTIADQRDLYPGALDMLAKLASDPHPRVRLEAVRGLSYFPVPTAVQLALGVLKHPMDAELTFTLESALGSLRPVWEPALAGNAPWSIEDPAAAAFLVRVASGNDKGREVTSLVNSIIERYDSEGHRTTVMSRLNALDGNAGEGAKVFKRACAACHRVGAEGADFGPNLSDVGKRLRLDEILESVLFPNKKIDPKYRATNILTIDGKAVSGLVVAEDDKELTLVVGQGTVEKVPKEDIDIREELEVSSMPEKLHEGMSGVEFLDLLEFLAAQQTAPTPPAETASGGE, encoded by the coding sequence GTGCGTAGTCTCGCAAGCATTCGCTTCCTTAGTCTCGCTCTGTTTCTCTTGGCTCTCGGCTTCATTGCGACCGACAGTCGAGTCCTCGCGGCTGACGCCTCCCAGCCGCAGCTTGAACTGAAGCCGCACGATCGCATCGCCCTCGTCGGCAACGGTCTCGCCGAGCGGATGCGGCTCTACGGCAATTTCGAGGCGCTGCTCCACACGCGATTCCCGGCCTACGAGCTCGTCGTCCGCAACTTCGGCTGGCCGGCGGACGAGGTCGGCAACCAGCAGCGTTCGAACGACTACACGGCGATCGACGACCCGCTGGAGGAATTTGCACCCAACGTGATCATCGCGTTCTTTGGTTACAACGAGTCGTATGCCGGATACGACGGGCTGCCGAAGTTCAAGGAAGACTTGGCGGCATGGGTGAAACGGACCCGCGACCAGTTCACCAAAGATGGCGTGGCGCCGCGGATTGTACTGGTATCGCCAATTGCGTACGAAGCAACCGGCAATCCGTTGATGCCGAATGGGGCTAAGGAGAATGAGAATCTCTATGAGTATACGAAGGCGATGAAGGAGTTCGCGCAGACGGAGAAGTTGCCGTTCGTTGATCTGTTCGCAAAGACTCCGCAGGAGCCGAAGCGATCAAAGGAAGGAAAGAAGGGACTAGTACTCCATTTCACGACTGACGGCGTCCACCTTAATCCCGTCGGAGATGCGTTCGTCGCGGGCATTCTTGACGGAGCACTCTTTGGAAAAGGGACGGTCGATATCACGAAAGCGTCCGACTGGAAAAAGCTTGAGCCGTTGCGCAACGCCATCGTCGACCTCCAATGGCACCACCAGCAAGACTACCGCATGGTCAACGGCTGGTACGTCTACGGCAGCCGTTCGAAACCGCTCGACGTCGAAACGTTCCCTGCCGAGTATGCGAAGATTCGCAAGATGTGCGCGCAGCGTGACGAAGTCATCTGGGCGATCGCTCAAGGCAAGACGCCGCCGGTCCCCGACGACGTGAACCCCGTGCTCGCGATCCCGCCGACCGCCTTCGGCACAAAACCCTATTCCGAACCGGCTGACCTCCGCATCCTCACGCCCGATGAAGCGCTCAAGGCGATGAAGGTTCCCGAGGGATACGAAATCCAAACCTTCGCATCGGAAGAAGACTTCCCCGACCTCGCCAAGCCGGTGCAGATGGCGTTTGATAACAAGGGCCGCCTGTGGGCCGCGTGCATGCCAAGCTACCCGCAGTGGAAGCCGGGCGATCCGAAACCGAACGACAAGCTGATCATCTTCGAAGACACCGACGGGGACGGTAAGGCCGACAAGTCGACTGTCTTCGCCGACGGATTGCACGTGCCGGTCGGGTTCGAGTTCTGGAACGGCGGCGTGCTCGTCGTGAATCAGCCGAAGCTGATGTTTTTCAAGGATACCGACGGCGACGATAAGGCCGACGTCCACGAGGTGGTGCTCGACGGCTTCGCTACCGACGATACGCATCACGCGATCAGCGCGTTCGAGTGGACCCCCGACGGGCGGCTCATCATGCTCGAAGGGATCTCGATGAGCGGCACGGTCGAAACGCCGTACGGACCGGTCCGCAACAAAGACAAATCGTCCGGCTACGCCCTCGACCCGCGTAACTGGAAGCTGGAAAAGTACATCTACCCCTGTCTGGTGAACGCGTGGTGCTTTAGCCACAACGATTGGGGCCAGCCGTTCCTCGGCGACGGCACCGGCGCCAACCAGCACTGGGCGACGCCGCTGACCGTGGCGCCGAGCGAGCAGCGAGGCAACAACGAGCAGTTCATCGCCTACGACGGCCCAACGATGCGGCCGGCGCTCGGCAACGGCTTTTTGTTTAGCCGCCACTTCCCCGAATCGGAGCAGGGGAACTTCTTCTACGCCTGCGTCATCAACATGAACGGCATTTTGCAGTTCAAGGTTGAGGACAATGGCTCGGGCTACAAAGGAAGTCGCGTCGAAGATCTGGTGACGTCGACCGACCGCAACTTCCGCCCCGGCGATCCGCAAATTGGCCCCGATGGCGCCCTCTACTTCATCGATTGGCATAACCCGCTCATCGGCCACATGCAGTACTCGCAGCGCGATCCGAATCGCGATCACACGCATGGCCGCATCTACCGCATGACCGCGAAGGGCCGGCCGCTGGTGACGCCGGTCACCCAAGCGGGGAAGAGCGTGCCGGAACTCTTGGAACAACTCCGCGAATACGAGCCCGCAGCGCGGTACCGCGTACAGCGCGAACTGCGCGATCGACCGAAAGATCAGGTCGTCGCGGCAGTGCAGGAGTGGGTCGGCAAGATCGATGCGAACGATCCGCTGCACGATCGACTTATCACCGAAGCAATGTGGGCGCTCGCCGGGCAGCATGCGTTCGATGCGAAGCTGATCGAACAGGTCGCCGCGGCGCAAGACTTCAACGCTCGCGCGGCGGCGGCGCACACGATCGCCGACCAACGCGATCTCTATCCGGGCGCCCTCGACATGCTGGCGAAGCTCGCAAGCGATCCTCACCCGCGGGTGCGACTCGAAGCGGTTCGCGGGTTGAGCTACTTCCCCGTACCGACGGCGGTGCAACTCGCGCTCGGCGTGCTCAAGCACCCGATGGATGCCGAGCTCACGTTCACGCTTGAAAGTGCGCTTGGTTCGCTACGACCGGTGTGGGAACCGGCCCTCGCCGGGAATGCACCGTGGTCGATTGAAGATCCGGCAGCGGCGGCTTTTCTCGTTCGCGTTGCTTCCGGCAACGATAAGGGCCGCGAAGTGACTTCGCTGGTGAACTCGATCATCGAACGCTACGACAGCGAAGGCCATCGCACCACGGTGATGTCGCGGCTCAACGCCCTCGACGGCAACGCGGGCGAAGGCGCCAAGGTCTTCAAGCGGGCGTGCGCCGCCTGCCATCGCGTCGGCGCCGAGGGGGCCGACTTCGGACCAAACCTGAGCGACGTCGGCAAGCGGCTGCGGCTCGACGAAATCCTCGAATCGGTGCTGTTCCCCAACAAGAAGATCGATCCGAAGTACCGGGCGACCAACATTCTCACGATCGACGGCAAAGCGGTCTCGGGGCTTGTCGTCGCTGAGGACGACAAGGAACTGACCCTCGTCGTCGGCCAGGGCACCGTTGAGAAGGTGCCGAAGGAAGACATCGACATTCGCGAAGAGCTCGAAGTCTCCAGCATGCCGGAGAAACTGCACGAAGGAATGAGCGGCGTCGAGTTCCTCGACCTGCTCGAGTTCCTCGCCGCGCAGCAGACGGCGCCGACGCCTCCCGCCGAAACGGCCTCCGGCGGCGAGTAA
- a CDS encoding alkaline phosphatase family protein, producing MASAADAVEPTKKVLVIGIDGCRFDALQRAETPHLDALMEAGAVAQPTRIFPARYREADTISGPGWSNILCGVWSDKHRAMDNEFTAPNYEEYPHFFKRLKQAQPDAATASFSDWSPIAKNILSDSDVTLDAEREDHNYQLSDVEIVAAASKHLREADPTATVVYFGQVDGAGHADGFHPSVPTYVKAIERVDGYVGELLAAIESRPTRANEDWLILVTTDHGGSGTSHSNGHENPEVACSWLVVSGDAAHRGKIAGERGQVDLVPTALKHLGVSVDPAWKLDGEAVGLK from the coding sequence ATGGCCTCCGCCGCTGACGCCGTGGAGCCGACGAAGAAGGTGCTCGTCATTGGCATCGACGGTTGTCGTTTCGACGCCCTCCAGCGGGCCGAGACTCCGCATCTCGACGCGCTGATGGAAGCGGGCGCCGTCGCCCAACCGACGCGGATTTTTCCGGCGCGGTATCGAGAGGCCGACACGATCAGCGGTCCCGGGTGGTCGAACATCCTATGCGGCGTCTGGTCCGACAAGCATCGCGCGATGGACAACGAATTCACGGCGCCGAACTACGAGGAGTACCCTCACTTCTTCAAACGGTTGAAGCAGGCGCAGCCCGACGCCGCGACGGCGTCGTTCTCCGACTGGAGCCCGATCGCAAAAAACATCCTCAGCGATTCGGACGTGACGCTCGACGCCGAACGCGAGGATCACAACTACCAACTCAGCGACGTCGAGATCGTCGCCGCGGCGAGCAAGCATTTGCGCGAAGCCGATCCGACGGCGACGGTCGTTTACTTCGGACAGGTTGACGGCGCCGGGCATGCCGACGGGTTTCATCCCTCGGTGCCGACTTACGTGAAGGCGATCGAACGGGTCGATGGCTATGTTGGCGAACTGCTCGCAGCGATCGAATCGCGCCCCACTCGCGCCAATGAAGATTGGCTGATCCTGGTAACGACCGACCACGGCGGCAGCGGCACGAGCCATAGCAACGGGCACGAGAATCCGGAGGTCGCGTGCTCGTGGCTGGTCGTCAGCGGCGATGCGGCCCATCGCGGCAAGATCGCCGGTGAACGGGGACAGGTCGACCTCGTGCCGACGGCGCTCAAGCACCTCGGCGTCTCCGTTGATCCGGCTTGGAAGCTGGATGGCGAAGCGGTGGGATTGAAGTAG